From Medicago truncatula cultivar Jemalong A17 chromosome 7, MtrunA17r5.0-ANR, whole genome shotgun sequence, a single genomic window includes:
- the LOC11406519 gene encoding uncharacterized protein produces MKHNRNLDKMGNWNKTQMSSSSGNQLYSPSPNQSYGRNLSKEQLGGVIFGTKNSTINECLTKQLFGLPAQHFAYVKNICPGLPLFLFNYTDRTLQGIFEAAGPGRMFIDQYGWSADSSEVTRFPAQVQIRVQSHCRPMSEDKFKHIIADNYYHLKHFWFELDHGQTNQLIALLKHLEIIPANSVPQNTNRVTASRPLPQHCPTSKVKTFQMPESELEEYHSTRSSMKSGSNKSDLFDECFQPLDPSWENSVCGTSYANENWSEGKHSEKEESPSSSLEKWENPSSPFEKWENPSSPLEEENTNSSFERDENTSSPLEHQYNIAQFVQELTDFKKTQAERNNYLEQKLITAELKIQLLKDRCTLLESTRKAMRIAVKGQID; encoded by the exons ATGAAGCATAATCGGAATCTTGATAA AATGGGGAATTGGAACAAAACACAAATGTCTTCTTCAAGTGGTAATCAACTTTATTCTCCGAGTCCTAATCAATCATATGGCAGAAATTTGTCTAAAGAACAACTTGGTGGTGTTATATTTGGAACCAAGAACTCTACCATTAATGAGTGTTTAACCAAACAACTCTTTG GCTTGCCTGCTCAACATTTTGCTTATGTGAAGAATATTTGCCCTGGTTTGCCTCTATTTTTGTTTAACTATACTGATAGAACACTTCAAGGAATTTTTGAGGCGGCTGGTCCCGGAAGAATGTTCATAGATCAGTATGGATGGAGTGCTGACAGTTCGGAAGTGACACGGTTTCCAGCCCAG GTGCAAATCCGAGTTCAATCACATTGCCGGCCAATGTCTGAAGATAAATTTAAACATATAATTGCTGATAACTACTACCATCTTAAACATTTCTGGTTTGAACTTGACCACGGACAAACAAACCAATTGAttgctttgctaaaacacttgGAAATTATCCCTGCTAATTCTGTCCCACAGAATACTAATCGGGTAACTGCTTCCCGACCTCTTCCACAGCATTGTCCTACTTCAAAAGTGAAAACATTTCAAATGCCTGAATCAGAGTTAGAGGAGTATCATTCTACCCGATCAAGTATGAAATCAGGTTCCAACAAGAGTGATTTGTTTGATGAGTGCTTTCAGCCATTGGATCCATCTTGGGAAAACAGTGTTTGCGGTACTTCTTATGCAAATGAGAATTGGTCTGAGGGAAAGCATTCAGAGAAAGAGGAGAGTCCGAGTTCTTCATTAGAGAAGTGGGAGAATCCTAGTTCTCCATTCGAGAAGTGGGAGAATCCCAGTTCTCCACTCGAGGAGGAGAATACCAATTCTTCATTTGAAAGAGACGAGAATACCAGTTCGCCATTAGAACATCAATACAACATAGCTCAG TTCGTGCAAGAGCTGACAGATTTCAAAAAAACTCAAGCTGAAAGGAATAACTACTTGGAGCAGAAGCTG ATAACGGCAgaattgaaaattcaacttctaaaAGATCGTTGTACCCTGTTGGAATCTACAAGAAAGGCCATGAGGATAGCTGTTAAAGGACAAATAGATTGA
- the LOC11405987 gene encoding uncharacterized protein isoform X2: MKHNRNLDKMGKWKMTSFGSSSGNQYHSPNPSFGRNLTQDQLGGVVFGTKNCTIKECLTKQLFGLPTVHFSYVKNIRPGLPLFLFNYSDRTLHGIFEAASPGRLSIDRYAWTGDGAKVTPFPAQVQTIVRVHCRPLTEDRFRPAIADNYFVHNHFWFELDHAQTNQLIALMKPLEIPRAISIPQNTTIAPAYSVPQNTNQAAVSRSLPWHDPSWKDKAFKRPESESQLHRSTHSSMKSFSNESDLLDECFQPLDTHSIDREEATQDEKDGWMKLKELVVAHENEKFSWENHVSGTYATENCPEGRNENWSKGRNENWTEGRNENWLPLGKNSEENPSPPLEEESPSSQSEKEENSSSPLEENPSSSSEKEENISSPLEHQYDTAQLVREIKELMDFKKTHAERSNYLEQKLREAELEIQLLKDRCTLLESTHSTPLTHVEETILSPSAEETIISPSAELLLDAKDSLYLIGGCDGEASLAAMDIYCTSLNAIKSLKPMNHNRSYASVVEFDGEIYVFGGGQAGPDPVWYDTVESYNPILDSWTLRPSLNQKKGSLSGAVLDGKIFAVGGGNGVECFSDVEMFDSDIGRWIPTRSMLEKRFALAAVELNGAIYATGGFDGKNYLNSAERFDPREHSWFRIANMNTRRGCHSMATLNEKLYALGGFDGVTMVPSVEVFDPRLGKWTVEETTMNHPRGYFAAAVVKDSIYVIGGVNGDENIVDTVESYMEGQGWKEIYTSENVKRCFISAIACSHE; the protein is encoded by the exons ATGAAGCATAATAGGAACCTTGATAA GATGGGGAAGTGGAAGATGACAAGTTTTGGTTCTTCAAGTGGGAATCAATATCACTCTCCAAATCCATCATTTGGCAGAAATTTGACTCAGGATCAACTAGGAGGTGTTGTATTTGGGACCAAGAACTGCACTATTAAAGAGTGTTTAACCAAACAACTCTTTG GCTTGCCTACCGTCCACTTCTCCTATGTTAAGAATATTCGACCTGGGTTGCCTCTTTTTCTGTTTAACTACAGTGATAGGACGCTTCATGGAATTTTTGAGGCGGCTAGTCCGGGAAGACTGTCAATAGACCGTTATGCATGGACTGGTGATGGTGCAAAAGTGACACCGTTTCCAGCCCAG GTGCAAACCATAGTTCGAGTGCATTGCCGGCCTTTGACAGAAGATAGATTCAGACCAGCCATTGCTGACAACTATTTTGTTCATAACCATTTTTGGTTTGAGCTGGACCATGCACAAACAAACCAATTGATTGCCTTAATGAAACCCTTGGAAATTCCCCGTGCTATTTCTATCCCACAAAATACAACAATTGCTCCTGCTTATTCTGTCCCACAGAATACTAATCAGGCAGCTGTATCCCGATCTCTTCCATGGCATGATCCTTCTTGGAAAGATAAAGCATTTAAGAGACCAGAATCAGAGTCACAATTGCACCGTTCTACCCACTCGAGCATGAAATCATTTTCCAACGAAAGTGATCTGTTAGATGAATGCTTTCAGCCATTGGATACACATTCAATTGATAGGGAGGAAGCTACCCAGGATGAGAAGGATGGATGGATGAAGCTAAAGGAATTGGTTGTTgctcatgaaaatgaaaaattttctTGGGAAAACCATGTAAGCGGTACTTATGCAACTGAGAATTGTCCCGAAGGAAGAAATGAGAATTGGTCCAAGGGAAGGAATGAGAATTGGACCGAAGGAAGGAACGAGAATTGGCTGCCCTTAGGAAAGAATTCAGAGGAGAATCCTAGTCCTCCATTAGAGGAGGAGAGTCCTAGTTCTCAATCTGAGAAGGAGGAGAATTCTAGCTCTCCGTTGGAGGAGAATCCTAGTTCTTCATCTGAGAAGGAGGAGAATATCAGTTCTCCATTAGAGCATCAATACGACACAGCTCAG TTGGTGCGAGAGATCAAAGAACTGATGGATTTCAAAAAAACTCACGCTGAAAGGAGTAACTACCTGGAGCAGAAACTG AGAGAGGCAGAATTGGAGATCCAGCTTCTAAAAGATCGTTGTACCCTGTTGGAATCTACACATAGTACTCCTTTGACACATGTTGAGGAGACAATACTAAGCCCTTCTGCTGAGGAGACAATAATAAGTCCATCTGCTGAGCTTCTTTTAGATGCCAAAGATTCATTGTATTTAATAGGCGGCTGTGATGGAGAAGCATCATTAGCTGCGATGGACATTTATTGTACTTCTCTAAATGCTATCAAATCTTTGAAGCCTATGAACCATAATCGTTCGTATGCTTCAGTTGTAGAGTTCGATGGTGAGATTTATGTTTTTGGTGGTGGACAAGCTGGACCTGATCCTGTTTGGTATGACACAG TTGAATCGTACAATCCAATTCTTGACAGCTGGACCTTGCGTCCCTCTCTGAACCAGAAGAAAGGAAGCTTATCTGGCGCTGTTTTGGACGGGAAAATATTTGCTGTTGGTGGTGGCAACGGAGTCGAATGCTTCTCAGATGTTGAGATGTTTGATTCAGACATTGGGCGGTGGATCCCCACACGTTCAATGCTAGAGAAG AGATTTGCCCTTGCTGCCGTGGAACTTAACGGTGCAATTTATGCTACTGGTGGATTTGATGGGAAGAACTATCTAAA TTCTGCCGAAAGATTTGATCCAAGGGAACATTCTTGGTTTAGAATAGCAAACATGAATACCAGACGGGGCTGTCACTCAATGGCCACTCTAAATGAAAAATT GTATGCATTAGGTGGCTTTGATGGAGTCACAATGGTTCCAAGTGTTGAAGTATTCGATCCTCGTCTTGGAAAATGGACGGTggaggaaacaacaatgaatcaTCCTAGGGGGTATTTTGCTGCTGCAGTCGTCAAAGATTCTATCTATGTGATTGGTGGTGTTAATGGTGATGAAAATATTGTAGATACT GTCGAGAGTTATATGGAAGGTCAAGGATGGAAGGAAATTTACACATCAGAAAATGTCAAAAGGTGTTTCATATCAGCCATTGCCTGCAGTCATGAGTGA
- the LOC11405987 gene encoding uncharacterized protein isoform X1: MDFYKMRSKSQKMGKWKMTSFGSSSGNQYHSPNPSFGRNLTQDQLGGVVFGTKNCTIKECLTKQLFGLPTVHFSYVKNIRPGLPLFLFNYSDRTLHGIFEAASPGRLSIDRYAWTGDGAKVTPFPAQVQTIVRVHCRPLTEDRFRPAIADNYFVHNHFWFELDHAQTNQLIALMKPLEIPRAISIPQNTTIAPAYSVPQNTNQAAVSRSLPWHDPSWKDKAFKRPESESQLHRSTHSSMKSFSNESDLLDECFQPLDTHSIDREEATQDEKDGWMKLKELVVAHENEKFSWENHVSGTYATENCPEGRNENWSKGRNENWTEGRNENWLPLGKNSEENPSPPLEEESPSSQSEKEENSSSPLEENPSSSSEKEENISSPLEHQYDTAQLVREIKELMDFKKTHAERSNYLEQKLREAELEIQLLKDRCTLLESTHSTPLTHVEETILSPSAEETIISPSAELLLDAKDSLYLIGGCDGEASLAAMDIYCTSLNAIKSLKPMNHNRSYASVVEFDGEIYVFGGGQAGPDPVWYDTVESYNPILDSWTLRPSLNQKKGSLSGAVLDGKIFAVGGGNGVECFSDVEMFDSDIGRWIPTRSMLEKRFALAAVELNGAIYATGGFDGKNYLNSAERFDPREHSWFRIANMNTRRGCHSMATLNEKLYALGGFDGVTMVPSVEVFDPRLGKWTVEETTMNHPRGYFAAAVVKDSIYVIGGVNGDENIVDTVESYMEGQGWKEIYTSENVKRCFISAIACSHE; encoded by the exons ATGGATTTCTACAAGATGAGATCCAAATCCCAAAA GATGGGGAAGTGGAAGATGACAAGTTTTGGTTCTTCAAGTGGGAATCAATATCACTCTCCAAATCCATCATTTGGCAGAAATTTGACTCAGGATCAACTAGGAGGTGTTGTATTTGGGACCAAGAACTGCACTATTAAAGAGTGTTTAACCAAACAACTCTTTG GCTTGCCTACCGTCCACTTCTCCTATGTTAAGAATATTCGACCTGGGTTGCCTCTTTTTCTGTTTAACTACAGTGATAGGACGCTTCATGGAATTTTTGAGGCGGCTAGTCCGGGAAGACTGTCAATAGACCGTTATGCATGGACTGGTGATGGTGCAAAAGTGACACCGTTTCCAGCCCAG GTGCAAACCATAGTTCGAGTGCATTGCCGGCCTTTGACAGAAGATAGATTCAGACCAGCCATTGCTGACAACTATTTTGTTCATAACCATTTTTGGTTTGAGCTGGACCATGCACAAACAAACCAATTGATTGCCTTAATGAAACCCTTGGAAATTCCCCGTGCTATTTCTATCCCACAAAATACAACAATTGCTCCTGCTTATTCTGTCCCACAGAATACTAATCAGGCAGCTGTATCCCGATCTCTTCCATGGCATGATCCTTCTTGGAAAGATAAAGCATTTAAGAGACCAGAATCAGAGTCACAATTGCACCGTTCTACCCACTCGAGCATGAAATCATTTTCCAACGAAAGTGATCTGTTAGATGAATGCTTTCAGCCATTGGATACACATTCAATTGATAGGGAGGAAGCTACCCAGGATGAGAAGGATGGATGGATGAAGCTAAAGGAATTGGTTGTTgctcatgaaaatgaaaaattttctTGGGAAAACCATGTAAGCGGTACTTATGCAACTGAGAATTGTCCCGAAGGAAGAAATGAGAATTGGTCCAAGGGAAGGAATGAGAATTGGACCGAAGGAAGGAACGAGAATTGGCTGCCCTTAGGAAAGAATTCAGAGGAGAATCCTAGTCCTCCATTAGAGGAGGAGAGTCCTAGTTCTCAATCTGAGAAGGAGGAGAATTCTAGCTCTCCGTTGGAGGAGAATCCTAGTTCTTCATCTGAGAAGGAGGAGAATATCAGTTCTCCATTAGAGCATCAATACGACACAGCTCAG TTGGTGCGAGAGATCAAAGAACTGATGGATTTCAAAAAAACTCACGCTGAAAGGAGTAACTACCTGGAGCAGAAACTG AGAGAGGCAGAATTGGAGATCCAGCTTCTAAAAGATCGTTGTACCCTGTTGGAATCTACACATAGTACTCCTTTGACACATGTTGAGGAGACAATACTAAGCCCTTCTGCTGAGGAGACAATAATAAGTCCATCTGCTGAGCTTCTTTTAGATGCCAAAGATTCATTGTATTTAATAGGCGGCTGTGATGGAGAAGCATCATTAGCTGCGATGGACATTTATTGTACTTCTCTAAATGCTATCAAATCTTTGAAGCCTATGAACCATAATCGTTCGTATGCTTCAGTTGTAGAGTTCGATGGTGAGATTTATGTTTTTGGTGGTGGACAAGCTGGACCTGATCCTGTTTGGTATGACACAG TTGAATCGTACAATCCAATTCTTGACAGCTGGACCTTGCGTCCCTCTCTGAACCAGAAGAAAGGAAGCTTATCTGGCGCTGTTTTGGACGGGAAAATATTTGCTGTTGGTGGTGGCAACGGAGTCGAATGCTTCTCAGATGTTGAGATGTTTGATTCAGACATTGGGCGGTGGATCCCCACACGTTCAATGCTAGAGAAG AGATTTGCCCTTGCTGCCGTGGAACTTAACGGTGCAATTTATGCTACTGGTGGATTTGATGGGAAGAACTATCTAAA TTCTGCCGAAAGATTTGATCCAAGGGAACATTCTTGGTTTAGAATAGCAAACATGAATACCAGACGGGGCTGTCACTCAATGGCCACTCTAAATGAAAAATT GTATGCATTAGGTGGCTTTGATGGAGTCACAATGGTTCCAAGTGTTGAAGTATTCGATCCTCGTCTTGGAAAATGGACGGTggaggaaacaacaatgaatcaTCCTAGGGGGTATTTTGCTGCTGCAGTCGTCAAAGATTCTATCTATGTGATTGGTGGTGTTAATGGTGATGAAAATATTGTAGATACT GTCGAGAGTTATATGGAAGGTCAAGGATGGAAGGAAATTTACACATCAGAAAATGTCAAAAGGTGTTTCATATCAGCCATTGCCTGCAGTCATGAGTGA
- the LOC11405987 gene encoding kelch-like protein 8 isoform X3 encodes MGKWKMTSFGSSSGNQYHSPNPSFGRNLTQDQLGGVVFGTKNCTIKECLTKQLFGLPTVHFSYVKNIRPGLPLFLFNYSDRTLHGIFEAASPGRLSIDRYAWTGDGAKVTPFPAQVQTIVRVHCRPLTEDRFRPAIADNYFVHNHFWFELDHAQTNQLIALMKPLEIPRAISIPQNTTIAPAYSVPQNTNQAAVSRSLPWHDPSWKDKAFKRPESESQLHRSTHSSMKSFSNESDLLDECFQPLDTHSIDREEATQDEKDGWMKLKELVVAHENEKFSWENHVSGTYATENCPEGRNENWSKGRNENWTEGRNENWLPLGKNSEENPSPPLEEESPSSQSEKEENSSSPLEENPSSSSEKEENISSPLEHQYDTAQLVREIKELMDFKKTHAERSNYLEQKLREAELEIQLLKDRCTLLESTHSTPLTHVEETILSPSAEETIISPSAELLLDAKDSLYLIGGCDGEASLAAMDIYCTSLNAIKSLKPMNHNRSYASVVEFDGEIYVFGGGQAGPDPVWYDTVESYNPILDSWTLRPSLNQKKGSLSGAVLDGKIFAVGGGNGVECFSDVEMFDSDIGRWIPTRSMLEKRFALAAVELNGAIYATGGFDGKNYLNSAERFDPREHSWFRIANMNTRRGCHSMATLNEKLYALGGFDGVTMVPSVEVFDPRLGKWTVEETTMNHPRGYFAAAVVKDSIYVIGGVNGDENIVDTVESYMEGQGWKEIYTSENVKRCFISAIACSHE; translated from the exons ATGGGGAAGTGGAAGATGACAAGTTTTGGTTCTTCAAGTGGGAATCAATATCACTCTCCAAATCCATCATTTGGCAGAAATTTGACTCAGGATCAACTAGGAGGTGTTGTATTTGGGACCAAGAACTGCACTATTAAAGAGTGTTTAACCAAACAACTCTTTG GCTTGCCTACCGTCCACTTCTCCTATGTTAAGAATATTCGACCTGGGTTGCCTCTTTTTCTGTTTAACTACAGTGATAGGACGCTTCATGGAATTTTTGAGGCGGCTAGTCCGGGAAGACTGTCAATAGACCGTTATGCATGGACTGGTGATGGTGCAAAAGTGACACCGTTTCCAGCCCAG GTGCAAACCATAGTTCGAGTGCATTGCCGGCCTTTGACAGAAGATAGATTCAGACCAGCCATTGCTGACAACTATTTTGTTCATAACCATTTTTGGTTTGAGCTGGACCATGCACAAACAAACCAATTGATTGCCTTAATGAAACCCTTGGAAATTCCCCGTGCTATTTCTATCCCACAAAATACAACAATTGCTCCTGCTTATTCTGTCCCACAGAATACTAATCAGGCAGCTGTATCCCGATCTCTTCCATGGCATGATCCTTCTTGGAAAGATAAAGCATTTAAGAGACCAGAATCAGAGTCACAATTGCACCGTTCTACCCACTCGAGCATGAAATCATTTTCCAACGAAAGTGATCTGTTAGATGAATGCTTTCAGCCATTGGATACACATTCAATTGATAGGGAGGAAGCTACCCAGGATGAGAAGGATGGATGGATGAAGCTAAAGGAATTGGTTGTTgctcatgaaaatgaaaaattttctTGGGAAAACCATGTAAGCGGTACTTATGCAACTGAGAATTGTCCCGAAGGAAGAAATGAGAATTGGTCCAAGGGAAGGAATGAGAATTGGACCGAAGGAAGGAACGAGAATTGGCTGCCCTTAGGAAAGAATTCAGAGGAGAATCCTAGTCCTCCATTAGAGGAGGAGAGTCCTAGTTCTCAATCTGAGAAGGAGGAGAATTCTAGCTCTCCGTTGGAGGAGAATCCTAGTTCTTCATCTGAGAAGGAGGAGAATATCAGTTCTCCATTAGAGCATCAATACGACACAGCTCAG TTGGTGCGAGAGATCAAAGAACTGATGGATTTCAAAAAAACTCACGCTGAAAGGAGTAACTACCTGGAGCAGAAACTG AGAGAGGCAGAATTGGAGATCCAGCTTCTAAAAGATCGTTGTACCCTGTTGGAATCTACACATAGTACTCCTTTGACACATGTTGAGGAGACAATACTAAGCCCTTCTGCTGAGGAGACAATAATAAGTCCATCTGCTGAGCTTCTTTTAGATGCCAAAGATTCATTGTATTTAATAGGCGGCTGTGATGGAGAAGCATCATTAGCTGCGATGGACATTTATTGTACTTCTCTAAATGCTATCAAATCTTTGAAGCCTATGAACCATAATCGTTCGTATGCTTCAGTTGTAGAGTTCGATGGTGAGATTTATGTTTTTGGTGGTGGACAAGCTGGACCTGATCCTGTTTGGTATGACACAG TTGAATCGTACAATCCAATTCTTGACAGCTGGACCTTGCGTCCCTCTCTGAACCAGAAGAAAGGAAGCTTATCTGGCGCTGTTTTGGACGGGAAAATATTTGCTGTTGGTGGTGGCAACGGAGTCGAATGCTTCTCAGATGTTGAGATGTTTGATTCAGACATTGGGCGGTGGATCCCCACACGTTCAATGCTAGAGAAG AGATTTGCCCTTGCTGCCGTGGAACTTAACGGTGCAATTTATGCTACTGGTGGATTTGATGGGAAGAACTATCTAAA TTCTGCCGAAAGATTTGATCCAAGGGAACATTCTTGGTTTAGAATAGCAAACATGAATACCAGACGGGGCTGTCACTCAATGGCCACTCTAAATGAAAAATT GTATGCATTAGGTGGCTTTGATGGAGTCACAATGGTTCCAAGTGTTGAAGTATTCGATCCTCGTCTTGGAAAATGGACGGTggaggaaacaacaatgaatcaTCCTAGGGGGTATTTTGCTGCTGCAGTCGTCAAAGATTCTATCTATGTGATTGGTGGTGTTAATGGTGATGAAAATATTGTAGATACT GTCGAGAGTTATATGGAAGGTCAAGGATGGAAGGAAATTTACACATCAGAAAATGTCAAAAGGTGTTTCATATCAGCCATTGCCTGCAGTCATGAGTGA
- the LOC11412160 gene encoding dirigent protein 19 yields the protein MFIQFSILFLLFTTPFTSLIKAKQDNTNFVRSLDLKELNLENKQEKLSHLKFYWHDIVSGNNPSSIPIVPPPLKNSTTAFGLVNMIENPLTLGPQLSSKLVGKAQGFYASTSQSEVDLIMAMNFAIIEGKYNGSTITILGRNPVSDKVREMPIIGGSGLFRFARGYAQLRTHWFSSKTNDAIVEYNIYVLHY from the coding sequence ATGTTCATCCAATTCTCCATCCTCTTTCTCCTCTTCACCACTCCCTTTACATCTTTAATCAAAGCAAAACAAGACAATACCAATTTCGTACGTTCATTAGACCTCAAAGAATTAAATTTGGAGAATAAACAAGAGAAGCTAAGCCATTTAAAATTCTATTGGCATGACATAGTTAGTGGAAACAACCCTTCTTCAATACCAATTGTTCCACCACCTTTGAAAAACTCAACCACTGCTTTTGGTTTAGTTAACATGATTGAGAACCCTTTAACCTTAGGACCTCAATTGAGTTCCAAATTGGTTGGAAAAGCACAAGGATTCTATGCCTCAACATCACAAAGTGAGGTAGACCTTATCATGGCTATGAATTTTGCTATAATTGAAGGGAAGTACAATGGTAGCACCATCACTATTTTGGGGAGGAATCCTGTTTCTGATAAGGTTAGGGAAATGCCTATAATTGGTGGTAGTGGTCTTTTCCGATTTGCTAGAGGATATGCTCAACTTAGAACTCATTGGTTTTCATCCAAGACAAATGATGCTATAGTTGAGTATAATATTTATGTGTTACATTATTAA